A window of Halostagnicola kamekurae contains these coding sequences:
- a CDS encoding enoyl-CoA hydratase/isomerase family protein, whose protein sequence is MAYTKIDYDIVNGRAEVVINRPDLMNAFDEETLLELNEALQSAMTNNSVYAVILSGRGKGFCSGADVTSMDGREDREEKHLYGSHLWLVQNVNRLLYFGQKPTIAAVNGPAVGAGCDFALACDLRIMNEETFLRQQFINIGLVPGDGGGWLLPRLVGESKAKELILTGRDIEAAEAVDLGLAVEAVSDGETMDRARKLANELRDKPAIAMQNTKQLIDLNHSFEDYTQAALEAQWDCVNDPEHTEAVNAVIEGRDPEFDREY, encoded by the coding sequence ATGGCATATACGAAGATTGACTACGATATCGTCAACGGTCGTGCTGAAGTAGTGATCAATCGGCCTGATCTCATGAACGCGTTTGACGAAGAAACGCTACTTGAGCTGAACGAAGCACTTCAGTCGGCCATGACAAATAATTCGGTGTACGCGGTCATACTTTCAGGGCGCGGAAAGGGATTCTGTAGTGGCGCAGATGTTACGTCGATGGATGGGCGAGAAGATCGAGAAGAAAAACACCTGTATGGGTCACATCTGTGGCTTGTTCAGAACGTCAACCGACTGCTTTATTTCGGACAGAAACCCACCATCGCAGCGGTGAATGGCCCGGCAGTTGGGGCTGGATGCGACTTCGCACTTGCATGCGATCTCCGAATAATGAACGAGGAGACGTTCCTTCGCCAACAATTCATCAATATCGGGCTAGTCCCGGGCGACGGTGGAGGGTGGCTACTTCCTCGACTCGTAGGCGAGAGTAAGGCAAAAGAACTTATTCTAACCGGCCGTGATATCGAGGCAGCAGAGGCCGTCGACCTAGGGTTGGCTGTGGAGGCAGTGAGTGACGGTGAAACGATGGATCGAGCTCGGAAGTTGGCAAACGAACTCCGCGACAAACCGGCGATTGCGATGCAAAACACGAAGCAGCTCATCGATCTGAATCACAGTTTCGAGGACTATACACAAGCCGCGTTAGAGGCACAGTGGGACTGTGTGAATGATCCCGAGCATACGGAGGCGGTGAATGCAGTCATTGAGGGACGTGATCCCGAGTTCGATCGGGAATACTAA
- a CDS encoding CaiB/BaiF CoA transferase family protein: protein MRQPLSGVRVLDLGQIYQGPYCGMILSYLGADVIKIEPPWGENIRTRTEDGKPPQYQYLNPNKKGVTIDFKDEDGREAFRRLAEKADVIIENYSTGTMDSLSLGYEDLNKLNPELVYAHGSGYGDDGPYAEYPAMDLTIQAMSGAIHTTGFPDQDPVKAGPAISDFFGGIHLVVGVMAALFEREFTGEGQYVEVGMFDCMYPTLASPVSSWVSEMDAPPRTGNKHSGLAISPYNVYEVEDGYVAIICITEHQWKSLAELMGREDMICEEYGSKVKRAQEMDEIDSTIENWLEGKQKNDVVDVLLTEDVPCAPVQTIEEIIKDPHLEHRDMLNYLPNRSEGRDEIPVPGMPIKFSNSESPDVQPAPKLGEHTDEVLKEIGGYSREEIDSLHADN from the coding sequence ATGCGGCAACCATTAAGCGGAGTACGAGTGCTAGATCTCGGTCAAATTTATCAAGGCCCCTACTGCGGGATGATCCTCTCGTATCTTGGTGCAGACGTAATCAAGATCGAGCCACCCTGGGGAGAAAACATTCGGACACGCACCGAGGACGGCAAGCCCCCTCAGTATCAATACTTAAACCCGAATAAGAAGGGGGTCACCATCGATTTTAAAGATGAGGACGGCCGCGAAGCGTTTCGGCGGTTGGCTGAAAAGGCAGACGTCATCATCGAAAACTACTCGACGGGAACGATGGATTCCCTTAGCTTGGGATACGAGGATTTGAACAAGTTGAATCCAGAATTGGTGTATGCCCACGGTTCTGGCTACGGGGACGACGGTCCGTACGCCGAGTACCCTGCGATGGACCTGACGATACAGGCCATGAGCGGTGCTATCCACACGACTGGTTTCCCGGATCAGGATCCCGTAAAGGCTGGGCCAGCTATTAGCGACTTCTTCGGGGGAATTCATCTCGTCGTCGGTGTGATGGCTGCGCTGTTCGAACGGGAGTTCACTGGTGAGGGCCAATACGTCGAAGTGGGTATGTTCGACTGCATGTATCCGACGTTAGCTTCCCCCGTCTCGTCGTGGGTGTCGGAGATGGACGCGCCCCCACGGACGGGCAACAAACATTCCGGTCTCGCTATCTCTCCCTACAACGTCTACGAGGTCGAAGACGGCTACGTAGCCATTATTTGCATCACTGAACATCAGTGGAAGAGTCTCGCAGAGCTCATGGGACGTGAGGACATGATTTGCGAGGAGTACGGCTCGAAGGTCAAGCGGGCACAGGAAATGGACGAAATTGATAGTACTATTGAAAATTGGCTGGAGGGAAAACAGAAGAACGACGTTGTCGATGTACTCCTCACTGAGGATGTTCCGTGCGCACCAGTCCAGACGATCGAGGAGATCATCAAAGATCCTCACCTTGAGCATCGAGATATGCTCAACTATCTTCCGAATCGGAGTGAAGGGCGGGACGAAATTCCCGTGCCTGGAATGCCAATCAAATTCTCCAACAGCGAGAGTCCTGATGTTCAGCCAGCCCCGAAGCTCGGCGAACACACGGATGAAGTCCTCAAGGAGATCGGCGGGTATTCGAGAGAAGAAATCGATAGTCTTCACGCAGACAACTGA
- a CDS encoding acyl-CoA dehydrogenase family protein has translation MIELKSARLLIYLVAANAIDSEPSRLETSIAKVKANEVGHSVIDEALQIHGASGYMKELPLEYLYRWIRGWKIAGGTVEVQRNTIGGGVEKIRSRLIPLQEILF, from the coding sequence GTGATCGAGTTGAAATCCGCTCGTCTCCTCATCTACCTTGTGGCCGCGAACGCTATCGATAGCGAGCCGTCCCGATTAGAGACATCCATTGCGAAGGTGAAGGCCAACGAAGTAGGCCACTCGGTCATCGATGAGGCGCTTCAGATTCATGGTGCCTCTGGATACATGAAAGAATTGCCGCTTGAGTATCTCTATCGGTGGATCCGTGGATGGAAAATCGCCGGTGGAACGGTCGAGGTACAGCGGAATACAATCGGAGGGGGTGTTGAAAAAATACGGTCTCGACTAATCCCGCTGCAGGAGATACTTTTTTGA
- a CDS encoding IclR family transcriptional regulator, whose product MPANQKNIKAVTISLNIVQELIERDGARVTEVAEALDIAPSTAYNHLQTLLNEEYVINRGSIYYPSMEFLRIGEYARTHTPGYRKAKEQVKALAEESGGRTHFTIEEHGRGRYVYNSTGHLAVETFSSTGSSFPLHVSSAGKAMLAELPKSRVHEIIERYGLEASTSNSITDKGELLEELEQIRERGVAFNIEEHNMGINAVGAPVKDPNGFLLGALSISGPAQRFKGKTIREELSNNLLAAVNELELGIMYSQ is encoded by the coding sequence ATGCCAGCAAATCAAAAAAATATCAAGGCGGTCACCATCAGCCTAAACATAGTTCAGGAACTCATCGAACGAGATGGCGCTCGTGTAACAGAGGTAGCTGAAGCATTAGATATCGCCCCGAGTACTGCGTACAATCACCTTCAAACCCTGCTTAACGAGGAGTATGTGATCAACAGAGGAAGTATCTATTATCCGAGTATGGAATTTCTACGGATTGGGGAATACGCTCGAACGCATACTCCAGGTTATCGAAAGGCGAAGGAGCAAGTCAAGGCTCTCGCAGAGGAATCGGGTGGACGCACCCATTTTACAATCGAGGAACATGGACGGGGACGATATGTTTACAATAGTACTGGCCATCTCGCCGTCGAGACCTTCTCAAGCACTGGTAGTAGCTTTCCACTTCATGTTTCATCGGCTGGAAAAGCGATGTTGGCGGAACTTCCGAAATCACGCGTTCACGAGATAATTGAACGATACGGGCTCGAAGCATCGACCTCCAACAGTATCACGGACAAAGGTGAACTGCTCGAGGAATTAGAGCAGATCCGTGAGCGTGGTGTCGCCTTCAATATCGAGGAACACAATATGGGGATCAACGCTGTTGGTGCACCAGTCAAAGATCCGAACGGGTTCCTACTCGGCGCGCTCTCCATATCCGGCCCAGCGCAACGCTTCAAAGGAAAGACGATCCGAGAAGAGCTATCAAATAATCTCCTTGCGGCGGTGAACGAACTCGAACTTGGAATCATGTATTCTCAGTAA
- a CDS encoding IclR family transcriptional regulator, protein MESNHSNIRAVEISFGIIQQLVERDGARVTELAEELDIAPSTAHNHLRTLLNNGFVIDEGSVYYPSLEFLHVGEYARQRKVGYQKAEQHVKALAEESGGRTHFTVLEHGRGRYVYTKTGDLAVETFSRYGSQFPLHVTAAGKAILAELPDWQIQEIVDQRGLKASTDQSIIDEEELFAELETIRERGVAFNFEEHNKGISAVAASAQEPNGSLLGALTISGPTQRFKGDLIRKEFPDLLLARVNELELDIVYSD, encoded by the coding sequence ATGGAATCCAACCACTCGAACATCAGGGCGGTGGAAATCAGCTTCGGAATAATTCAGCAACTTGTCGAACGGGACGGAGCTCGAGTAACCGAACTCGCGGAGGAACTAGACATTGCGCCGAGTACGGCACATAACCATTTGCGGACGCTCTTGAACAACGGGTTTGTGATCGATGAAGGAAGCGTCTACTATCCCAGTCTTGAGTTCCTCCACGTCGGGGAATACGCTCGCCAGCGGAAGGTCGGGTATCAGAAGGCCGAACAGCACGTAAAGGCCCTCGCCGAGGAGTCGGGTGGCCGGACGCACTTTACCGTCTTGGAACACGGTCGCGGGCGGTACGTCTACACTAAAACGGGCGACCTTGCCGTTGAGACGTTCTCTCGGTACGGCAGTCAGTTTCCACTCCACGTGACTGCAGCTGGCAAGGCGATACTCGCCGAACTGCCGGACTGGCAAATTCAGGAGATCGTCGACCAGCGCGGACTAAAGGCATCGACGGACCAGAGTATTATCGATGAGGAAGAACTCTTCGCGGAGTTGGAGACAATCCGCGAACGCGGTGTTGCGTTTAACTTTGAGGAACACAACAAGGGAATCAGCGCGGTTGCAGCGTCGGCACAGGAACCCAATGGCTCGCTCCTCGGTGCGTTAACGATCTCCGGCCCGACCCAGCGGTTCAAAGGTGACCTCATCCGGAAGGAGTTCCCCGATCTCCTCCTCGCGAGAGTGAATGAACTGGAATTGGACATAGTCTATTCGGACTGA
- a CDS encoding acyl-CoA dehydrogenase family protein, translating to MDFRRSDEQKLIYQTANDIATDQFAEKAFTWEDEFPYENQKILAEQDLLGIGLPMEYGGGGYSVVEVLTAQEAVGRVCPDTAHILSRSSMGPPRAIAELGSEYLKEKYLPAVCDGNSIISVAISEAEAGSDASNMQTSVERASDELILNGSKMWVTKAAQCDAFLVYARFPDGNIGAIVVDKETDGLMLDDGSVNMAGHVQHQLYLDDCTVHEDQVLVHEKDAFKRLLIEFNVERCHNAMMCVACGLNSFDKALDYAKNREQFDRPVADFQGIEWKLADMAMELDAARLLIYRAAANARESDPSRLETSMAKVKANEVGQEVVDEAMQIHGANGYMKDSPIEYLYRWVRGWKIAGGTVEVQRNAIASELKKYGLD from the coding sequence ATGGACTTTCGACGATCCGATGAACAGAAGTTGATATACCAGACAGCAAACGACATCGCGACAGACCAATTCGCGGAGAAGGCGTTCACTTGGGAGGACGAGTTCCCGTACGAGAATCAGAAGATTCTGGCGGAACAGGACCTTCTCGGGATCGGTTTGCCGATGGAGTACGGCGGCGGCGGCTACTCAGTCGTCGAAGTTCTCACCGCGCAAGAGGCAGTCGGACGCGTCTGCCCCGACACCGCACACATCCTCTCGCGATCATCAATGGGACCGCCGCGGGCGATCGCGGAACTGGGAAGTGAGTATCTCAAGGAGAAGTACCTCCCAGCCGTCTGCGACGGGAACTCAATCATCTCTGTCGCGATTTCGGAAGCTGAGGCGGGATCCGACGCTAGCAACATGCAAACGAGTGTCGAGCGTGCCAGTGACGAACTTATCCTAAACGGCAGCAAGATGTGGGTAACCAAGGCGGCCCAGTGCGACGCGTTCCTCGTTTACGCGCGGTTCCCAGACGGCAATATCGGTGCGATCGTCGTCGACAAGGAAACTGATGGCCTCATGCTTGACGACGGTTCGGTCAACATGGCCGGCCACGTCCAACACCAGCTGTACTTAGATGACTGCACCGTCCACGAAGACCAGGTGTTAGTCCACGAGAAGGACGCATTCAAGCGACTGCTGATCGAGTTCAACGTCGAGCGGTGCCACAACGCCATGATGTGCGTCGCCTGCGGTCTCAATTCGTTCGACAAGGCCCTCGACTATGCGAAGAACCGGGAACAGTTCGATCGGCCGGTCGCCGATTTCCAGGGGATCGAGTGGAAATTAGCCGATATGGCGATGGAACTCGACGCCGCCCGGCTACTGATCTACCGTGCGGCCGCCAATGCCCGCGAGAGCGATCCCTCACGACTGGAGACCTCGATGGCGAAAGTGAAGGCCAACGAGGTCGGCCAGGAAGTGGTCGACGAGGCAATGCAGATCCACGGTGCGAACGGCTACATGAAAGATTCGCCGATCGAGTACCTCTACCGGTGGGTACGTGGGTGGAAAATTGCCGGCGGGACGGTTGAGGTCCAGCGAAACGCGATCGCCAGCGAACTGAAGAAGTACGGACTTGACTGA
- a CDS encoding DUF6282 family protein: MLPDDAIDFHVHAAPSLWERKHGTVELAGRVSESHLGGFVLKSHFWNTAPMARMAAKQVPDVDIYSSIALNTFVGGFNPSAVKLAIEMGVSVVWLPTFSAANYTPGRHFPFEGQDLTALTDDGALRADARAVLETVADASRDVVLGNGHLGPNETYVILDELEAMGAEVPYLITHPESAFMDLSHEDQVAFAERGAYLEKCYLPVTKGDVDVETMATTVDAVGAERCVLSTDYGQPSNPSPPEGLLEFADRLVNAGLSEDEIATMTLETPRILLEPR; this comes from the coding sequence ATGCTGCCGGACGATGCAATCGATTTCCATGTTCACGCAGCTCCGTCGCTTTGGGAGCGAAAGCACGGGACGGTCGAGCTCGCGGGGCGAGTCTCTGAGTCTCACCTGGGCGGGTTCGTTCTGAAGAGCCACTTCTGGAACACCGCACCGATGGCGCGGATGGCCGCTAAACAGGTTCCCGACGTCGACATCTACTCATCGATCGCGTTGAACACGTTTGTCGGCGGCTTCAATCCCAGTGCGGTCAAATTAGCGATCGAGATGGGCGTCTCCGTCGTCTGGCTGCCGACCTTCAGCGCGGCCAACTACACCCCGGGACGACACTTCCCCTTCGAAGGGCAGGACCTTACCGCGCTTACCGACGATGGTGCACTCCGCGCCGACGCTCGCGCCGTGCTCGAGACGGTCGCCGACGCCAGTCGTGACGTCGTGCTCGGGAACGGCCACCTTGGCCCTAACGAGACATACGTCATCCTCGACGAACTCGAGGCGATGGGCGCCGAAGTGCCCTATCTCATCACGCACCCCGAATCGGCCTTTATGGACCTCTCCCACGAGGATCAGGTTGCCTTCGCCGAGCGCGGCGCGTACCTCGAGAAGTGTTACCTTCCGGTGACGAAAGGCGATGTCGACGTCGAGACGATGGCCACGACCGTCGACGCGGTCGGCGCCGAGCGCTGTGTTCTCTCGACGGACTACGGTCAACCGTCGAACCCTTCGCCACCGGAGGGACTACTGGAGTTTGCCGACCGACTCGTCAACGCCGGGCTGAGCGAAGACGAGATCGCGACGATGACGCTCGAGACGCCACGCATCCTGCTGGAGCCGCGCTGA
- a CDS encoding UGSC family (seleno)protein, whose translation MCANSTRTDDGASIEILDPRGEVNYDATPIAERLDSLEGATVGLLDNSKSNADVFLEAVGNRLKSEYGVDEVVYRRKDKSPIPADAIADQLVSQCDTVVNAYGDCGSCTSWCVYDSIDIEKKGIPVATINSDEFIKLGQSEAQSLSMPGLPLVMVSHPMGDLEEPKVLDRAENALEEIVAVLTTDRDELEDKYAERYLADDEELSDESLYCPIDL comes from the coding sequence ATGTGCGCCAATAGCACACGTACAGACGACGGAGCGAGTATTGAAATTCTCGACCCCCGAGGAGAAGTGAACTACGACGCGACGCCGATCGCGGAACGGCTCGACTCGCTCGAGGGGGCGACCGTCGGCCTGCTCGACAACTCGAAGAGCAATGCGGATGTCTTTCTCGAAGCCGTCGGCAATCGGCTTAAATCCGAGTACGGCGTCGATGAGGTCGTTTACCGACGGAAAGACAAGAGTCCGATCCCCGCTGACGCGATCGCCGACCAGCTGGTCTCGCAGTGCGACACCGTAGTCAATGCCTATGGCGACTGCGGCTCGTGCACGTCATGGTGCGTCTACGACAGTATCGACATCGAAAAGAAGGGAATACCGGTCGCAACGATCAACAGCGACGAATTCATCAAGCTCGGCCAGTCGGAGGCCCAGTCGCTCAGCATGCCGGGTCTGCCGCTAGTCATGGTCTCGCATCCGATGGGAGACCTCGAGGAACCGAAGGTCCTCGATCGGGCCGAGAACGCGCTCGAGGAGATCGTCGCCGTCCTCACCACTGACCGCGACGAACTCGAGGACAAGTACGCGGAGCGCTATTTGGCCGACGACGAGGAACTGAGCGATGAGAGCCTCTACTGCCCGATTGACCTATGA
- a CDS encoding CaiB/BaiF CoA transferase family protein, whose product MSQGPLRSLRVVDFTTMISGGFAASTLADFGADVITVEHPTKTDPIREWKPIKDGESMWWKSLGRNQRCVTLDLSSDEGQAMALELVEDADIVLENFRSGTMERWNLGYQELKTVNEAIVMVRITGYGQTGPKSDKPGFGSVAEGISGWAHSNGFPDSDPLLPPIPLADLTAGQYAAQSAVYAVFDREMTEGNEGQVVDVSLYEPLFRLFIGKVEAYDTMDYISERTGNRSENSAPRNMYETADGYIALSASSQRIFENVMAAIGRENLIDDPRFETNADRLDNVEELDAIIEDWTSERPTDEVIEVMEASDAIVGPIYDMADIFEDIHYQVRDNIVSVEDPDLGEVKTHGIVPKYSKTPGEVSHLGPSPGEHNEEVYLEEVGIDEEEYERLSEGGVI is encoded by the coding sequence ATGTCCCAAGGACCGTTACGTAGTCTTCGCGTCGTTGACTTCACGACGATGATAAGCGGCGGCTTCGCCGCCTCGACGCTGGCTGACTTCGGCGCCGACGTCATCACTGTTGAACATCCGACGAAGACGGACCCGATCCGCGAGTGGAAGCCGATCAAGGACGGCGAGTCGATGTGGTGGAAGTCACTAGGTCGCAATCAGCGCTGTGTTACGCTCGATCTGTCGTCGGACGAGGGGCAAGCTATGGCGCTCGAACTGGTTGAGGACGCCGACATCGTCCTGGAGAACTTCCGATCAGGAACCATGGAACGGTGGAATCTAGGTTACCAGGAACTAAAAACAGTCAATGAGGCCATCGTCATGGTACGCATCACCGGCTACGGCCAGACCGGCCCGAAATCCGATAAGCCGGGCTTCGGATCTGTCGCCGAGGGAATCTCCGGGTGGGCCCACAGTAACGGCTTCCCGGACAGCGACCCCCTGCTTCCGCCGATTCCGCTCGCCGATCTCACGGCGGGACAGTACGCCGCCCAGTCGGCGGTGTACGCGGTGTTCGACCGCGAGATGACAGAGGGGAACGAAGGACAGGTTGTCGACGTGAGTCTGTACGAACCCCTGTTTCGTCTGTTCATCGGCAAGGTTGAGGCCTACGATACGATGGACTACATTTCCGAGCGTACAGGCAACCGATCGGAGAACTCCGCGCCCCGAAACATGTACGAGACCGCTGACGGCTATATCGCGCTCTCTGCGTCGTCACAGCGGATCTTCGAGAACGTGATGGCGGCGATCGGTCGCGAGAACCTCATCGACGATCCGCGTTTCGAGACAAACGCCGACCGACTGGACAACGTCGAGGAACTCGACGCGATCATCGAGGACTGGACCAGCGAGCGGCCGACCGACGAGGTTATTGAGGTGATGGAGGCTTCCGACGCCATCGTCGGACCGATCTACGACATGGCCGATATCTTCGAGGACATCCACTACCAAGTGCGGGACAATATCGTCTCCGTCGAGGACCCAGACCTCGGCGAGGTGAAGACCCATGGCATTGTGCCGAAGTACTCCAAGACGCCGGGCGAGGTGTCCCACCTCGGCCCATCCCCGGGCGAACATAACGAGGAGGTGTACCTCGAGGAGGTAGGGATCGACGAGGAAGAATACGAGCGGCTTTCCGAGGGTGGAGTGATCTAA
- a CDS encoding hydroxymethylglutaryl-CoA lyase, translating into MDDLPEDVRIVEMLPRDGFQSLDGFVPTETKVELIDRLSETGVDEIEFTSFTHPDAVPNLRDAEEVAERIDRRSDVSYRALVPNSIGMERALEAGVDKVNALLAVSETYCEKNQNATREECIAEIEQIVDLADGTDVAVEAGMATSFYCPYEGHIPLEQTLSVVDAMVEAGVDEVTLAATMGLADPAQISESLSAIREHWPDLDCGLHLHDTNGMSLANTLVAMQHGVDRFDTSVCGVGGGVVLPDELEGVGNTPTEDLLHMLSRMGNSSSEQFQSVSTVADDVADELDVGHNSHVVRGGTAEYVLDVMGQDD; encoded by the coding sequence ATGGACGATCTCCCTGAGGACGTCCGGATCGTCGAGATGTTGCCGCGTGACGGATTTCAGAGCTTGGATGGGTTCGTTCCGACGGAGACAAAGGTCGAACTGATCGATCGGCTTTCCGAGACGGGTGTCGACGAAATCGAGTTCACTTCGTTCACCCACCCCGACGCCGTGCCGAATCTACGTGACGCCGAGGAGGTCGCCGAGCGGATCGATCGCAGGTCGGACGTCAGTTACCGGGCGCTCGTCCCCAACTCTATCGGCATGGAACGGGCCCTCGAGGCTGGCGTAGACAAGGTCAATGCGCTCCTCGCAGTGAGCGAAACCTACTGCGAGAAGAACCAGAACGCAACCCGCGAGGAGTGCATCGCGGAGATCGAGCAGATCGTCGACCTCGCGGACGGGACCGATGTCGCGGTCGAGGCGGGGATGGCGACCAGCTTCTACTGTCCCTACGAGGGGCACATCCCACTGGAACAGACTCTCTCCGTGGTCGACGCGATGGTCGAAGCGGGCGTCGACGAAGTCACGCTAGCGGCCACAATGGGGCTCGCTGATCCCGCACAGATTTCAGAGAGTCTCTCGGCCATCCGGGAGCATTGGCCCGACCTCGACTGCGGCCTCCACCTTCACGACACCAATGGCATGAGCCTCGCGAACACGCTCGTCGCGATGCAACATGGCGTTGACCGGTTCGATACGTCGGTCTGCGGAGTCGGCGGTGGCGTCGTCCTTCCCGACGAACTCGAAGGCGTCGGGAACACGCCTACGGAGGACCTGCTTCACATGCTCTCGCGGATGGGGAATAGCTCCTCGGAACAGTTCCAATCCGTTTCGACGGTTGCTGACGACGTTGCTGACGAACTCGACGTTGGCCATAACAGCCACGTTGTCCGGGGCGGTACCGCTGAATACGTCCTCGATGTAATGGGTCAGGACGACTGA
- a CDS encoding enoyl-CoA hydratase-related protein codes for MPVVDEIDEHCLAAGLAFAIACDFRLSTPESKLDFPKSRLGIRSANGGIQRLVSQVGSSLAKELVMAGERVSARSAESDGFIDRITTGASLAIRVAKDSIDTGLGTDQETAIRYEHQASRALRETRDHEQGGNGRSMRIESLSDSESEAVTWLSV; via the coding sequence ATACCGGTCGTCGACGAGATCGATGAACACTGTCTGGCCGCCGGCCTCGCGTTCGCGATTGCCTGTGACTTTCGCCTCTCAACGCCGGAGAGCAAACTGGACTTTCCCAAGTCGCGGCTCGGAATCCGTTCAGCCAACGGTGGCATCCAGCGGCTCGTCTCACAGGTCGGCTCGAGTCTCGCCAAGGAACTGGTGATGGCGGGAGAGCGCGTCTCCGCTCGTTCGGCGGAGAGCGACGGGTTCATCGATCGGATCACGACCGGCGCGTCGCTCGCGATCCGCGTTGCGAAGGACAGTATCGATACGGGACTCGGTACCGATCAGGAGACGGCGATCCGGTACGAACACCAAGCGTCTCGTGCACTTCGAGAGACGCGCGATCACGAACAAGGGGGCAACGGGCGTTCCATGAGGATCGAGAGCCTGAGTGACAGTGAGAGTGAGGCGGTAACCTGGCTCTCGGTATGA
- a CDS encoding LLM class flavin-dependent oxidoreductase, whose translation MKIGFRCTEGGQRFDEALTEVQRAEEFGFDSTWVAEHHGWDAKWPNSYIALAGFAAATDEIEFGTGVTILPQMNPVSLAGAANLVDVVSDGRFILGVGTGWRRDEMENLGYDFKLRGPRMTDHLCALNKLWEPGPSSYDGRFVSFEEFDLAPESIRDPQPPIWVGGGSTPALKRAACLGDAWLPSWREPFDALEEKYATYESFLDNADGSKRTVPLLRIACIDEDGDVAREKLRALLTELVESYRAKGSTVPEAWVSALEGDIDEFAQDLFVYGTPSECAAQLERYREAFGVDHAVLRLATPTTDHEDVMKAVDLFGRRVIPDL comes from the coding sequence ATGAAAATCGGATTCAGATGCACGGAAGGCGGACAGCGGTTCGACGAGGCACTGACGGAGGTCCAACGTGCCGAGGAATTCGGTTTCGACTCGACATGGGTTGCCGAACACCACGGCTGGGACGCAAAGTGGCCGAATTCCTATATCGCACTTGCCGGGTTCGCAGCCGCGACGGATGAAATCGAGTTCGGAACCGGCGTTACGATCCTCCCACAGATGAACCCGGTCTCGCTCGCAGGCGCGGCGAATCTGGTCGACGTCGTTTCGGACGGTCGCTTTATCCTTGGCGTCGGAACCGGTTGGCGCCGCGACGAGATGGAGAATCTCGGGTACGACTTCAAATTGCGCGGCCCGCGAATGACCGACCACTTATGCGCACTCAACAAACTGTGGGAACCCGGACCGTCGTCCTACGACGGCCGATTCGTGTCGTTCGAGGAGTTCGACCTTGCCCCCGAGTCCATCCGCGATCCGCAACCGCCGATCTGGGTCGGCGGCGGATCAACGCCCGCACTGAAGCGGGCCGCATGTCTGGGGGATGCCTGGCTGCCGTCTTGGCGCGAACCGTTCGACGCTCTTGAGGAGAAGTATGCGACGTACGAATCGTTCTTAGACAATGCCGACGGCTCGAAGCGTACGGTTCCGCTGCTCCGAATCGCCTGTATCGACGAGGACGGAGACGTCGCTCGTGAAAAACTTCGCGCCCTGCTGACGGAACTGGTCGAATCGTACCGGGCGAAGGGGTCGACGGTTCCGGAGGCGTGGGTGAGCGCGCTCGAGGGTGACATAGACGAGTTCGCGCAGGATCTGTTCGTTTACGGGACGCCGTCTGAGTGTGCAGCTCAGCTCGAAAGGTACCGCGAGGCGTTCGGCGTCGATCACGCGGTGTTGCGGCTCGCGACGCCGACGACCGACCATGAAGACGTCATGAAGGCCGTCGACCTGTTCGGTCGCCGTGTGATCCCCGATCTTTGA